The Apium graveolens cultivar Ventura chromosome 10, ASM990537v1, whole genome shotgun sequence nucleotide sequence acagattgcagaaccatcaatacttgttgaaagcttggcttcatagatgttaccatgcttgtatcctttcagaacaactttgcctgtagatttactaataacttcacagtgttcttcaaagaaatccacatgataacctctgtcacagatttgactaacactcagcagattgtgtttaagtcctgagaccagagctacttctttaacgatgacattcccaagattgatattgccatatcccaacgtttttccaatgttgccatctccataagaaacacttcggccagccttctccacaaagtctgatagcagggctttatttccagtcatatgtcctgaacatccactgtccagaacttggatgtttttcctgttgccctgcaatcacaaaggccactaatgattagttttaaggacccagacttgcttggatcctttggccttattaagtttgttaacatttgcagcggatttagcatcagagtttatgttaacatttttcttatcagaatttacactatcagactttgaatcagaacttacactagaaggaacaatgctaactttctttaaagaaggttttatttgataataatcatagtacagactatgatattccttacaagtataaatggaattccataaactactacaatgaaaacaaggaatttgtggcttatatctaacagactgactcttaactcctgactttgaaggtaaggagtttatgttcttattcttcctgcaaaaagaagccagatggctagaacttccacagttatgacacgtttttctaggagcatcaggaacaagcttataatcattgcttttattcacaccttcctttccattcctatttttcctaggtgattttaccttgtttgcattcttaacatctttcagcttatgcttaaactgcttctttgtcattaagcctacgtttacttcagttgtcttttcctgttttagtttgtcagaagttaattccttcttaacttctgatttctcattatcggactttacagctacaaacataacaggctttaacttagatttttgattaacaactatatgattaatttctatagttcctttatcattcttatcatctccataacctaagccctctttccagttttcactacttaacaaattctgagttgttctgccagagtcagtccaagtcctgataatctctctttcattttctaactcagcttttagagattcattcattttaagcacttcatccctaacatagaaagcatcatctctatctttctgagtttgatggaacatgactaactctttttctaaataatcattcctctttttgcaagcaagattttcagaagttaaactttcacatgttaaagtttgatctctatagctaatgaacatggttttaagatatcttttcaactcattaatatcatcagtatgaaaggcataagtagtttgaggtacctttaactcaacagcttcagaactgctttcagcacttgccatatcagcatttgccatcaaggcataattctcctcactttcagaatctgaggtgtctgtcgagcttttgttctttgtgacaagagtcttgcctttgtcactcttcactttcttgcaatcaggagatatgtggcctttctcatcacagttgtagcatttgacatttgtctaatctcctctgtcagactttcctcctttgccctaagattttctgaaattcttcttatcagaacttgcacctttcctggaaaacttttttcccttcctgaacttcctgtatgcaatctttgtgattcctttcaccataagggcacacagcttcatcatctcttcatcagcatccgtctcaggcaagctttcagattctgagtcatcatcactatcagaacttgatgactcagtatcagactttgtgaagagagctttacccttgcctttccttgaggtagctgccttgggggattcttcttcagccttaagagcaactgtccttgactttcctcctttcctcttgcttatttgttccatctcaagttcatgagtcttgagcatcccataaatttcatcaagagtcgtttcatcaagattatagttgtttCTTATTGTTGTTACCTTCAAATCctagctttcaggaagagccaataggaatttaaggtttgaatcttcaagatcatactccttatcaaccagtgacaaatcattcaagagtttgacaaatctatcatataaatcagtcaatgactcattagcctttgagtcaaagtgttcatactcttgagtgagtattgtcttcctgttcttcttaatcgtatcagttccctggcatcttgtttccaaggcatcccatatcttctttgcagtcttgcagtttattaccctgtttgacattacattattaatggcactatgcagtaagtgtcgtaccatagcatccttagcaattgatgcgatatcttcagcagtgtagtcactcttctcctttggtactgactttgctgtttcacctgcaactgcaactgcgagcttggttggtttatgaggcccttccttgattctatcaagatattcaggatctgtagcttccagaaacatagtcatcctcaccttctatatgggatattcagatggtctcaatatgggaactctaatagcctcatatcggctatggatttgtgtctttggaggttcttcagttttggtggtcttagttggagtttctacttcagacatgattgtttttggatcttaaactatttttatgttaacagataggctctgataccacttgttaggtcacacacactgtagaggggggtgaatacagtgtatagcacaatcaaatcgaattctaataacacaagtaacagaaaacagacttcattcaaagcaataaattctgttacagtatggaactgtcctatctcagtgatgaacaaatatcacgagagttgctatggttacaatgaataatcttctcgataatgataacacttatagtgtaaaccctatgtctgtgtttatatactacacagttacaagataatcgctaattgatatggaatataattctgcttcctaaaatatatcaatcagatatcttttctttcaagtattctattcttcatagaattccttcttcatgcatatctcttcttacgtttgtcttgatcttcttttcctttcaatcagccgccttccttatctgaacgtttcctttaagtcctgatattatcttctgataaatatcttttgaaccttaagtactgatgacttaagttctaactttagtataagtgctgatttcagttaagtactgatttgtcctgtttaagtaagatctgaaaactaaacataaatcatattagacatgatattatcaaatatatctaacataattaGTGGTTAAAATCGAATTTAATTAGTGAATTACGTTTATAAATTTGGTAAAATCGAATTTGCATAATTTGGTAAAATTgaattttttgaattaatttagttaatttcGAATTTAATGAAAAAATAGTGTGAAATTAGAGTTTAGTGAATTTTATTTGAATTTTTAGTTAATTTCGAATTTAATGAAAAAATAGTGTGAAATTAGGGTTTAgtttaatttttttgaattaatttagttaatttcGAATTTAATGAAAAAATAGTGTGAAATTAAGGTTTagttatttttttttaatttttagaaaatttcgaatttaataaaaattagtgtgaaattagggtttatttaattttttttgaattaatttagttaatttcgaatttaatttAGTTAATTTTGAATTTGGTAAAATTAGTGTTAAATTCTAAATAAATTAAGAAtttataatttatgaaattagggttaatTTAGGCGATTATATGTGGTAATTGTTTTAATTGTGTACGTGGTGTTTTAATTGTGGTGATTGATGAATTATGTTGACAATATTTTCATGTATGGATAATTTTGGTGATTTCGGGAATATGTTGCCCGGTCCGAACGCACATAATGTTATTTGGGATAATCGGTATCACGTCAGTGAGGGTGTTTGGGATGGTGCAGGGAGAGATGAGTTGCAGAGTTATTCGGGGAACAAGTCATTGCACTTGTGGAAGTTAAGGAGACCACAGTGGGAATTGCAACACATGCTTGGGTTTGGGATTTTTGCAGACCCTGCTGTTGTCTTGGCTACTGACACTCGATTGATATCTGCTTTGGTAGAGTGTTGGAGACATGAGACCAACACTTTCTTCACGAGGCAGGGGGAGATGACTGTTACACTGGAGGATGTAGGGTTTATTCTAGGGTTGCCAGTTCAGGGGGATGCACTGACTTGTGGGGTGATAGAGAACAAGGCTGCGTATTTTGCTAATAACTGGTTTGAGCCTTTGACCGAGGAGGAGGTGAAAGAGGCTCTGTATCGTAATAACATCAAGCTAGGGTGGTTATTTGAGAGATATGGTGCACAGAAGCCTGAGAAGAACAATATGAGGGCCACAGTTGTACATACTAAGGTATATCTGCTATTCCTTATGGGTTGTATCCTCTTCTCCGGCATCAACCGGTCTTTTGTTCATGTTCGGTATATGCACCCATTGATTAATATGCGGGAGATTCCTTATTATGCTTGGGGTGCAGCCGTGTTAGCTCATATATACCGGGGTTTGGAGATTGCTGCAAGGAAGGGCAGCAAGAGCATTTCTTGTTGTGTCTGGGTGTTACAGGTTTGGTCTTACGAGAGATTTTCTCGTATTGGCGTGCCTTTACGATCTCCCGGTCAGGAGGATTATCCGGTTGCTGAGGGATGGGCCTATTCTAGTGATACTCATGTCGGGGTTTCGAAGAAGCGCAGGATGTCAGGTCCTCACCACAGCTTACCGTTCTATAGGGGTGAGTTTGATGGTGTTGCTGGTGATGAGGTGGTCTGGAGGCCGTATGCTAGGTTCGAGGATGTTATGGACAGTGAGATGATACAGGCACAGTTAGCTGGGTACGGTCGAGTTCCCCTTGTATGTTATGACGTGGTCGAGTGGCAGCATCTGGACAGGGTGTCGAGACAGTTTGGTTCTAGTCCCCAGATTCCATGGGCACCGGTGAACATAGTTGGTTATAGGGGGCTAAGGATGCCACGTTTGCAGGGGAGGATTGGCTGGTGCGGTGGTTTATTGATATTGACAAATGGGCCAGCATCTGTTCAGATTTGGATGGACTTGTTGATGACTCGGTAGACATAGCTTCGGAGGCTGATTACATGGCGTGGTATGCTGATATATCTCGTATGCGCATAGGGAAGCCCGATCCACGGCCTCAGCAGCAGTACAAGACGAGGGAGTTGTATGATAGCCTCGAGGGATATGAAGTTGCAAGTATTTTATAAATATGCATATTTTACATTACACCACCACACACTACAAAATTTGCATTCACACGTATTTAATCTTGATGATATGATATCCTTGTGGAATTAATGAAAAAATATTTGCTTGTTTTTGTTTGTAGATGGTTGTCGGGCTTAATATGTTGAAGCAGCTGGATGCTAGGATTCCTCCTGAGTTTGTGGAGGAGTTTGAGAGGATTTCTGGTACCTTCCTCACACCATTCTCTCGGTTGATGAAGAAGATCAAAGGACCTGCCTACAGGCCTCCCACATTTCAGAACATAAAACCAGATTTCATTGCACCTTTGGCTGACGACTTTGACATTCCTGCCCAGGATGTCGTTGACATGACACAACCATCCCAGCATGTGTCTCAGCCACCCTAGGTTATTGCCTCATCTAGTAGGCCCGCGAAGCTTGCATCCCGCAGTATGAAAGAGGAGAAGTGGAGTATCACTAAGAGTCTCAGCATGACAAAGAAGAATGTTATATATTCAGATTGGGGATGGGGCTTTGGGATGGCGCCGAGGATTCCCGGTGGTCTTAGTGTTCAGGACTATCACGTCCATGCATCAGTTATGCAGAGTCTGGCTCCAGGAACATGGGTTGATGACAGGATCATATACACTTATATCGTATTGTTCGTTACTCATTGCTAATATATTTTAGTTGTCTAATATATTTTAGTTGTTGCATTCATTTTAGTTATTGCATTCATTTTACTTGTTGCATTTATTTTACTTGTTGCATTCATATATATTTTCAGGGATTGCTAAGGAGTCGGGAGGAGGAGATTCACACTGGAGGTATATGGGAGAAGAAACCCGTCTATTATTTCATGGATCCCTACTTCATAGTTCTTGGGCATATGATACACCCAGTCGAGGGGCGTGACCCTACTTCAGCCGAGGTCTTAGCTCTACCGTCCAGGTCAAAGCAACGAAACTCTAATGATTGCGGTGTTTATGTGATGAAGTACATGGACTACTTCACACAAGGATATGACTTAGCCGAGGTACCGAATTGGTCGCAGGAGGAGGTGGATACCTTTAGGTATCGGATAGCTAGGGAGCTTCAGCTAGGAAAGGCAAGGGGGATTCCCGGGATTCGTAGGCGTCACGAAGCTTCGTAGTACTTCTGTGGTTGGATTGGATTTCGTATGTAGTTGAATTTCATTTCGTATGTAGTTAGATTTCATTTCGTATGTAGTTGGATTTTATTTCGTATGTAGTTGGATTTCATTTCGTATGTAGTTGGATTTTATTTCATATGTAGTTGGAATTTATTTCGTATGTCGTTGGATTTTATTTCGTATGTGGTTGGATTTTATTTGGTGGATTTTTTTGGAATTTGGGGGCTATTGTTGGATTGTTGTGGATTTTGgtggattgttgtgaatttggtggATTGTTGCGAATTTGGATTTTTGTTATGAATTTGGATTTGGTTGGGTTGCATGCAGGTTGGAATCTGATTTTGTTGTTTTTTGGTTTGAATTTGCAGGCTAGATTATGCTCTGTTTTTAGgttgaaaaaaaaattccagaccCCAACCGCGGAAATTTTCCGCGGTCCCTCTCCAACCCAACCGCGAAAATTTTTTGCGGTCCATGAGTTTAGTTTTCTGCCCCCAAAAACAGAGCAGAACACAGGGGAAAACAGAGTATGCTAAGTAACCTTCtgttgaaattttttaatttttggaAGTTGGTCCTAAACTAACTTCTAAAATTCCAAACCACTCTCAAAAGTCTTAAAATATGGTAATGagtgattttcaaaaaaaaaattcattttttacaTTAAATTGAAAATTCCTTAAAAAAGTCAACAAAAGTCAACGCTTGTCCAAATGTTAAAAAAAACTTTTCAATACATTTCATAACAATTTCTAATGTATAGTTCgacttgtaaattttaattttcaaTCTCAAATTTATAGGTACACTTTCAATCTcaaatttcatattttaattcataGAAAATACATAATTGCCGCTCAAATTCactgaaaattataaaatacataGGTTCGAATGAAAATTACACGATCAATACAATccaattaattttataaaatttattgaTCCTAACCAAAAATACCTAATATATTAGAAAGACCACCGGATAACCGTTGTTGAGCAAGTCCTTGCGCAGTATCCACGAAGCATGCAATATGGTAGAGAACAAGTACACAACCTTCACGGATATGCCCTTCCGTAAGTTTCCACGGGTAAGGGTTGGAGTCGTTCCAAATGGTAACGGGAATCGTATTCGACCCGTTGTAGAGACGAAATCTTGCAAAACATGTCACGCGTTCCCTCTCCGTCCCTCTCGTTAGGTGTGATACCCAACCCTTCACATATTCGATGTGTATTTGGTCCATATTACAACCCTCACGAGGCCTCAAGTTTACAATATCGACAATCCGATCACATTTAACAAGCTTACCGCCATTCCATCCGGATTTTTTCCATTTTCCATCGGGCGTGTTGTTGCCCAAATTCAAGATCGGAAGGAAGTACGAATCCGGATGAGAGTTCACCAATCTCCACGGTTCAGTACCCTCCATCCAATTGCATGCCTCGATCCAATTTTTGGCCATATAAGCCTCCTCATCGGGTGGGTACAAGTCCGTTTCCTCTTCCTCCACATGGGGCGGCTCGTCATTGTCCACAAGGGGCATCAACTCGGCACATGCATCTTCCATCTCACTAAAGGTTGGTGAGACCACATCTTCCTCGTCATTGTCCTCATACCACAAGTCGCTTGGTAGGGAGTCCGAGAATGTGTTGCTAACGTGGGAAACCGAATCACAACTATGATCGGAGTTGTTGTCACCACTATACTCGCTAGTCATGTTACCTATCACAATAAAAcacaattatatgacaataatTGGCAATTATATGACAATAAACATAAAAAAAGTAATGTTAAACACTAAAAATTCAAATCCATTAAAAGATTACAACATTCAGTTACAAATGCTACACTACTAATTATATTGCGAATCTTGAACATTTTTAAGATCTTCTAGTCTACTAGCACACTTTCTTTTATCATGGTCTTCCATTTGACAATAGGTGAACTTTCTTGGTGGCTTCTCCTTTTTACCAATCGATTCTATGGGACTTCTGAAACGAACGTCCTTCTTCCTCCCTTTAGTTTGGGACATAATAGGGTCAAGAATTGGTTCTTCATGAGCACTTGCATTTGGAGCATGCGAATTGCTTTCGTAAGATTTAATTCCATCAACGCTCATTCTTTCGAGAATTGGTATTTCTCGATTCATCACTCCAACGGCATAATCATACCGTTCCTTGGATGCAATGCTACTTTGACAAAAACTCATGGTTAACATTGTCATGCTATTAAATTGATCGGTTGAGGTCATCTCATGACTTTGTCCAACATCCAAATTGTAAGGCAacacaccatcaactctattggcaTGCAATGTCCACCTCCGGTTTATATAATACggggaaatttttgaaacccgtTTCTTAGTGAAGACCGCCAATAGGTGTCTACAAGGTAGCCCCGAATGTTCAAGCATTCTACACGTACACATTCCCAAAGAGCTTGCTTTCTCGAATGCCACAAAATAAACATTTCTTCTCGTAGGCTCGGACATGGGCCTATAACAACTATAGTACGTATAAACATCCCCCATTCCCTCCCCTTCTTCACTAGCTCGTCGGTCTTTTTCTACAAAGTATTTTGAAGACTCAACCAATTCATCTTGAAATCTTCTAAACATTTCCTTAGTGTAGATACAAGAAGCATGATACTCCAATGTGGTATACAATTTCATGGGACGTTTTAGATTAATGGTGACATAATCTTCTTCCTTCTCCCTCATGAATTTCCTTGCCAATGCTTTTTGGGCATTTTCAATGAATTCCTTCAAACCCGTTGCCGAACTCACATACTTATCAAAGAAAGAATTCATCCCCTCACTCCTCGATGTAATATTTTGAAACGCCGAAAATTTATTTCTAGTATATGCAGCAATCCACTTGTGCTTCAACTCATATAACCCATTTAACCATTTATGATCTTGCAAGTGATACTTTTCCACAAACAACGCACATCTAGCCTCAAAAACACATTCGGTGAGAGATTTATAAATGCAATGGTTGAAGTCCGTCTTGAATTCCGGAAAAGCCGAATAATAATGAGCTAATTTCTCGGGGAATTTTTTACTAATGTGCCAAGAACACAATAAATGGGTAGTATTCGGGAGTACAACCGCAATAGCGCTTGCCATGGCTTGATCTTGATCCGTGATTATAGTCAATGGAGGATTATTCCCCACACCTTCAAGCCAAGTACGAAGAATCCACTCAAAAGTCGACGCGTGTTCGTCCCGCATCAATGCAAACCCGAAAATTACCGATTGATAATGATGATTGACTCCGGTAAATGGGACAAATGGCATTGCATACCTATTTGTCCGATAAGTGGTATCAAAAGCCATAACATTGCCAAAATTTTGGTAAGCCATTATACATCTCGGATCAATCCATACTAGACACTTCAAGCGATTCTCTTCATCGACTTCGGtcctaataaaatatttagaaccACTTTCTTCATTCAACCTATGCAATAAGTCCAACCCTGCTTGGGCGTCACTAATCTCAAACCTTTTCTTCCTCTCGTCTCTTAACACATTCCTAACATGTTGAACATTGAAACCAACTTTGCGATTACCTCCATGAATGTTACCAATCACATTCATCACTTGACAATTACGAACCCCCGAACCATAAAACGTTTTAATCAAACTACGGGTCGCGGTGTTGAAATGTCTTTCTCGTTATACCAAATTCATCTTACTGAAGGAAACAAGACTGTGGTTGTGTACCAATTCAAGGCTAGTTACCTCCCAGTGAcattttttcttttgataattgacaTACATCCTCACCTTGCACTCGATTTTACGAAGAACCTCTCTACGCAGTTTATTTTGACTACTCTCAGCGACGACACTTTTTCCATAAAACCTACAAACATATAAACGACCATATATCTCGTTGTCTTTATTACGATGGCTAGCTTGAATTTTAATAGCAAATCCATTTCGTAAAGCATAAGCCCTAAAAAATGACCGACCTCATCCACACTTTGAAAAATTTGATTCAAATATGGAACTCCCCCCATCAATATTTTCATACAAATTTGCATCCTctacattatcatcttcatcctcaccctcaacattatcactatcattttcaacctcattttcatcattttcatcttcaacatcaaccaaatcgtcatctaaattaataaattcttCATTTGTATCTAGAA carries:
- the LOC141691327 gene encoding protein FAR1-RELATED SEQUENCE 5-like; this translates as MNVIGNIHGGNRKVGFNVQHVRNVLRDERKKRFEISDAQAGLDLLHRLNEESGSKYFIRTEVDEENRLKCLVWIDPRCIMAYQNFGNVMAFDTTYRTNRYAMPFVPFTGVNHHYQSVIFGFALMRDEHASTFEWILRTWLEGVGNNPPLTIITDQDQAMASAIAVVLPNTTHLLCSWHISKKFPEKLAHYYSAFPEFKTDFNHCIYKSLTECVFEARCALFVEKYHLQDHKWLNGLYELKHKWIAAYTRNKFSAFQNITSRSEGMNSFFDKYVSSATGLKEFIENAQKALARKFMREKEEDYVTINLKRPMKLYTTLEYHASCIYTKEMFRRFQDELVESSKYFVEKDRRASEEGEGMGDVYTYYSCYRPMSEPTRRNVYFVAFEKASSLGMCTCRMLEHSGLPCRHLLAVFTKKRVSKISPYYINRRWTLHANRVDGVLPYNLDVGQSHEMTSTDQFNSMTMLTMSFCQSSIASKERYDYAVGVMNREIPILERMSVDGIKSYESNSHAPNASAHEEPILDPIMSQTKGRKKDVRFRSPIESIGKKEKPPRKFTYCQMEDHDKRKCASRLEDLKNVQDSQYN